A window from Streptomyces sp. NBC_00271 encodes these proteins:
- a CDS encoding uridine kinase family protein gives MTCEASVPVGARRPPLECSPYRGACARRADAPASRRTSGTVIRDLAARLRALPPSCGPVRLIGVDGHAGSGKTTFAGRLAAALGDAPVLHLDDIATHEELFGWTRRLLRQVVEPLSRGETARYVPYDWSARAFGPVRELPPAPVILLEGVGAGRRALRPYLARLLWMELARDEAWTRGRRRDGEAQSAFWAGWVAAERQHFVEDPSKPFADLLVRQCSEGYEVLSGPTGTAGPDQPLTHGDGSSAMC, from the coding sequence ATGACCTGCGAGGCCTCGGTTCCGGTGGGGGCGCGCCGGCCGCCACTAGAGTGTTCCCCGTACAGGGGTGCGTGTGCCCGCCGGGCGGATGCGCCCGCATCTCGCCGCACCTCGGGAACCGTCATTCGCGACCTCGCCGCGCGCCTGCGCGCCCTGCCGCCCTCCTGCGGACCCGTCCGCCTGATCGGTGTCGACGGGCACGCCGGCTCCGGGAAGACCACCTTCGCCGGGCGGCTGGCCGCGGCACTGGGCGACGCGCCCGTGCTGCACCTCGACGACATCGCGACGCACGAGGAGCTGTTCGGCTGGACCCGGCGGCTGCTGCGCCAGGTGGTCGAGCCGCTGAGCCGCGGCGAGACGGCGCGCTACGTCCCGTACGACTGGAGCGCCCGCGCCTTCGGTCCGGTCCGCGAACTGCCGCCCGCGCCCGTGATCCTGTTGGAGGGGGTAGGCGCCGGGCGCCGGGCGCTGCGCCCGTATCTCGCGCGGCTGCTGTGGATGGAACTGGCGCGCGACGAGGCCTGGACACGAGGGCGGCGACGGGACGGCGAGGCGCAGAGCGCGTTCTGGGCCGGGTGGGTCGCCGCCGAGCGTCAACACTTCGTCGAGGATCCCTCAAAACCCTTTGCCGATCTTCTGGTGCGGCAGTGTTCTGAGGGATACGAGGTGCTTTCGGGACCCACTGGGACCGCTGGACCGGACCAGCCCCTCACTCACGGTGACGGATCATCCGCAATGTGCTGA
- a CDS encoding AAA family ATPase gives MDFGMQGPEAPADLAWMRGVDAYTMGAYPQAEEEFRTAVRMDPGMADGWLGLHALRVDTTTALLRMFRHRDRFGEQRSRHRRTLNSWYWLGWWVQPVLESPRDLLLAHASHWLDGRHVPELDRALAGLPPVDADHQVRFLHACRAYLVKDWEQLVRHTDPLIDDPMLGIEAGLFGGMARVRLEMFGQAEPLLSSALMRCRSEQPQRKELRYWLARAHEGTGRSAAALPLYRAVHRVDPAFMDTSARLAAISEGDGYDDAAADLAAITLAGVGQDVMEGPDGIDPLFGVEGRDLKLSEPDPLPPGALPPETDVVREKAVVPVQPLPAGPTDPALLDEALAELERMVGLEPVKRQVKALSAQLNMARLRAGQGLPVQPPKRHFVFSGPSGTGKTTVARILGRVFYALGLLGGDHLVEAQRADLVGEYLGQTAVKANELIDSAIGGVLFVDEAYALSNSGYGKGDAYGDEALQVLLKRAEDNRDHLVVILAGYPEGMDRLLAANPGLSSRFTTRVDFPSYRPLELTSIGEVLAAENGDIWDEEALDELRSIAGHVVDQGWIDELGNGRFLRTLYEKSCAYRDLRLSGYPNTPSRDDLSTLRLPDLMQAYGEVLSGRGPQDPSAM, from the coding sequence ATGGACTTCGGCATGCAGGGCCCGGAGGCCCCGGCCGACCTCGCCTGGATGCGAGGTGTGGACGCCTACACCATGGGCGCCTATCCGCAGGCGGAGGAGGAGTTCCGCACCGCGGTCCGGATGGACCCGGGCATGGCGGACGGCTGGCTCGGACTGCACGCGCTGCGGGTGGACACGACGACCGCGCTGCTGCGGATGTTCCGGCACCGGGACCGCTTCGGTGAGCAGCGCTCGCGCCATCGGCGCACGCTCAACTCCTGGTACTGGCTGGGCTGGTGGGTGCAGCCGGTACTGGAGAGCCCGCGCGATCTGCTGCTCGCGCACGCCTCGCACTGGCTGGACGGCCGCCATGTGCCCGAGCTGGACCGGGCGCTCGCGGGGCTGCCTCCGGTCGACGCCGATCATCAGGTGCGGTTTCTGCACGCCTGCCGGGCCTATCTGGTCAAGGACTGGGAGCAGTTGGTCCGGCACACGGATCCGCTGATCGACGACCCCATGCTGGGCATAGAGGCCGGCCTCTTCGGCGGCATGGCCCGGGTCCGCCTGGAGATGTTCGGCCAGGCGGAGCCGCTCCTGTCCTCCGCGCTGATGCGCTGCCGCAGCGAGCAGCCCCAGCGCAAGGAGCTGCGGTACTGGCTCGCGCGGGCCCATGAGGGCACCGGGCGGTCGGCCGCCGCGCTGCCTCTGTACCGGGCGGTGCACCGCGTCGACCCAGCCTTCATGGACACCTCGGCCCGGTTGGCCGCGATCTCCGAGGGCGACGGGTACGACGACGCCGCCGCCGACCTCGCGGCGATCACCCTTGCCGGGGTCGGGCAGGACGTCATGGAAGGCCCCGACGGAATCGATCCCCTCTTCGGCGTCGAGGGCCGCGACCTGAAACTCTCGGAGCCCGATCCTCTCCCGCCGGGCGCGTTGCCGCCGGAGACCGACGTGGTGCGCGAGAAGGCCGTGGTGCCGGTGCAGCCGTTGCCGGCCGGGCCGACCGACCCCGCCTTACTTGACGAAGCGCTCGCCGAACTGGAGCGCATGGTCGGGCTGGAGCCGGTGAAGCGCCAGGTCAAGGCGTTGTCGGCGCAGCTGAACATGGCGCGGCTGCGGGCCGGACAGGGTCTGCCCGTCCAGCCGCCGAAGCGCCATTTCGTCTTCTCCGGCCCCTCGGGCACCGGCAAGACCACGGTGGCTCGCATTCTCGGACGGGTCTTCTACGCGCTCGGCCTGCTCGGCGGTGACCACCTCGTGGAGGCGCAGCGGGCGGATCTCGTGGGCGAGTACCTGGGCCAGACCGCCGTCAAGGCCAACGAGCTGATCGACTCGGCGATCGGCGGGGTCCTCTTCGTGGACGAGGCGTACGCGCTGTCGAACTCGGGCTACGGCAAGGGGGACGCGTACGGGGACGAGGCGCTGCAGGTGCTGCTGAAGCGGGCCGAGGACAACCGCGACCACCTCGTGGTCATCCTCGCCGGCTACCCGGAGGGCATGGACCGCCTTCTGGCCGCCAACCCCGGCCTCTCCTCCCGCTTCACCACCCGGGTCGACTTCCCCTCCTACCGCCCCCTGGAACTCACCTCCATCGGTGAGGTGCTCGCCGCCGAGAACGGTGACATCTGGGACGAGGAGGCGCTCGACGAACTCCGCTCCATCGCCGGGCACGTGGTCGATCAGGGCTGGATCGACGAACTCGGTAACGGTCGGTTCCTGCGCACCCTGTACGAGAAGAGCTGCGCGTACCGGGACCTGCGACTCTCCGGTTACCCGAACACGCCCTCCCGCGACGATTTGTCGACACTTCGGCTGCCGGACCTCATGCAGGCGTACGGGGAGGTGCTGTCGGGGCGGGGCCCCCAGGATCCGTCGGCAATGTAA
- a CDS encoding hemolysin family protein, whose amino-acid sequence MSVLQLLFAVLLVLANGFFVGAEFALVSVRRSQIEPLGSARARQVLYGLERLPQMMAAAQFGITVCSLTLGAVAEPTVAHLLEPVFEAVHLPEGVIHPLGYVIALALVVFFHLVIGEMVPKNLAMAAPEKTALWLSPGLVAFARLCRPVTVALGACARLILKLFRVEPKDEVEAVFTSEQLNRLVEDSGQAGLLDPKEQERLEDALELGSRPVTDVLLDHGSLVTVGPSVTPGQVVALTARTGYSRFPVVAENGAFMGYLHVKDVLDLEESERAVPQHLWRHMTTLSSELPLDDALTVMRRAATHLAQVADASGKVLGLVALEDVLELLVGEVRDPAHRDVGAAAVATPLKEPRLSETPEQALAT is encoded by the coding sequence ATGAGCGTGCTCCAACTCCTGTTCGCCGTGTTGCTGGTGCTCGCCAACGGGTTCTTCGTCGGCGCCGAGTTCGCGCTCGTCTCCGTACGGCGCAGTCAGATCGAACCGCTCGGGTCCGCGCGGGCCCGCCAGGTCCTGTACGGCCTGGAGCGGCTGCCGCAGATGATGGCGGCGGCCCAGTTCGGCATCACCGTCTGCTCGTTGACGCTCGGCGCGGTGGCCGAACCGACGGTCGCGCATCTGCTGGAGCCGGTCTTCGAGGCGGTGCACCTCCCCGAAGGGGTGATCCACCCCCTCGGATACGTCATCGCGCTCGCCCTCGTCGTCTTCTTCCACCTCGTCATCGGCGAGATGGTCCCGAAGAACCTGGCGATGGCCGCGCCCGAGAAGACGGCGCTGTGGCTGAGCCCCGGTCTGGTGGCCTTCGCACGCCTGTGCCGTCCCGTCACCGTCGCCCTGGGCGCCTGCGCCCGCCTCATCCTGAAACTCTTCCGGGTCGAACCCAAGGACGAAGTCGAGGCGGTCTTCACCAGCGAGCAGCTCAACCGGCTCGTCGAGGACTCCGGTCAGGCGGGCCTGCTGGATCCCAAGGAGCAGGAACGCCTCGAAGACGCCCTGGAACTGGGCTCCCGCCCGGTCACCGACGTCCTCCTGGACCACGGCTCCCTGGTCACCGTCGGCCCCTCCGTCACCCCCGGCCAGGTCGTCGCGCTCACCGCCCGCACCGGGTACTCCCGGTTCCCGGTGGTCGCGGAGAACGGCGCCTTCATGGGCTATCTGCATGTGAAGGACGTCCTCGACCTGGAGGAGTCCGAACGGGCGGTTCCCCAGCACCTGTGGCGACACATGACCACCCTGAGCTCCGAACTCCCGCTGGACGACGCCCTGACCGTGATGCGCCGCGCCGCGACGCACCTCGCGCAGGTCGCGGACGCGTCGGGGAAGGTGCTGGGTCTCGTCGCGCTGGAGGACGTCCTGGAGCTGCTGGTGGGCGAGGTACGCGACCCGGCCCATCGGGACGTCGGCGCTGCCGCTGTGGCCACGCCGCTGAAGGAACCCCGCCTCAGCGAGACCCCCGAGCAGGCCCTGGCAACCTGA
- a CDS encoding hemolysin family protein, which yields MTIPLLLLGAAFLLILANGFFVAAEFGLVTVERPDAEKAAAEGDRRAGTVVESLKELSFQLSGTQLGITITSLVVGMLAEPALAELLHGPFTAIGLPEGAVSGVAVVVGMLLAAAVQMVIGELVPKNWAVSKPLQVARFVAGPQHVFSRLFRPVIAALNTVANRLVRALGVEPAEELASARTPGELVSLARHSAQAGALEQDTADLFVRTISLADLTAQHVMTPRVRVSALQSSATAEDVVNLTRATGLSRFPVYRERIDEIVGMAHLKDALAIPSQDRLRTPVGRIAQPPLLVPETLPVQPLLEQLRNQQPIAVVVDEYGGTAGVVTLEDIVEELVGEVRDEHDAKDLPELAAVPPEDGRPAWDADGSCRVDVLQRIGLDVPEGPYETVAGLVADLLGRIPAPGDKAELPGWRLSVRQVGHYRAERVRLVRTADAVAAPEAVR from the coding sequence ATGACCATCCCCCTGCTGCTCCTTGGGGCGGCGTTCCTGCTGATCCTCGCCAACGGCTTCTTCGTGGCGGCCGAGTTCGGCCTCGTCACGGTCGAGCGGCCCGACGCCGAGAAGGCGGCGGCCGAAGGCGACCGACGGGCCGGTACGGTCGTCGAATCGCTGAAGGAGCTGTCCTTCCAGCTCTCCGGCACCCAGCTCGGCATCACCATCACCTCGCTCGTCGTCGGCATGCTCGCCGAACCCGCGCTCGCCGAACTGCTGCACGGACCCTTCACCGCGATCGGACTGCCCGAGGGCGCCGTGTCCGGAGTCGCCGTCGTGGTCGGCATGCTGCTCGCCGCGGCCGTGCAGATGGTGATCGGCGAACTCGTGCCCAAGAACTGGGCGGTCTCCAAGCCGCTTCAGGTCGCCCGCTTCGTCGCGGGCCCGCAGCACGTCTTCTCCCGCCTCTTCCGGCCGGTGATCGCCGCGCTCAACACGGTCGCCAACCGGCTCGTACGGGCCTTGGGTGTCGAACCCGCCGAGGAGCTGGCCTCCGCCCGCACCCCCGGCGAGCTCGTCTCCCTGGCCCGGCACTCGGCCCAGGCCGGCGCCCTGGAGCAGGACACCGCGGATCTCTTCGTACGGACCATCTCGCTCGCCGACCTGACCGCGCAGCACGTCATGACCCCACGGGTACGGGTCAGCGCGCTCCAGTCCTCCGCCACGGCCGAGGACGTCGTCAACCTCACCCGCGCCACCGGCCTCTCCCGCTTCCCCGTCTACCGGGAGCGGATCGACGAGATCGTCGGCATGGCGCACCTCAAGGACGCCCTGGCGATCCCCTCCCAGGACCGGCTGCGCACCCCCGTCGGCCGGATCGCCCAGCCCCCGCTGCTGGTCCCGGAGACGCTGCCCGTGCAGCCCCTGCTCGAGCAGCTGCGCAACCAGCAGCCGATCGCCGTCGTCGTCGACGAGTACGGCGGTACGGCGGGCGTGGTCACCCTGGAGGACATCGTCGAGGAACTCGTCGGCGAGGTCCGCGACGAGCACGACGCCAAGGACCTGCCGGAGCTCGCCGCCGTACCGCCCGAGGACGGGCGGCCCGCCTGGGACGCCGACGGCAGCTGCCGGGTCGACGTCCTGCAGCGCATAGGCCTCGACGTGCCCGAGGGCCCGTACGAGACCGTCGCGGGCCTCGTCGCCGATCTGCTCGGCCGGATCCCGGCCCCCGGCGACAAGGCCGAACTGCCCGGCTGGCGTCTCTCGGTACGCCAGGTCGGGCACTACCGGGCCGAACGGGTCCGGCTGGTCAGGACCGCCGACGCGGTTGCCGCGCCGGAGGCCGTCCGATGA
- a CDS encoding PH domain-containing protein, which yields MPDLPTLPVTFRPSLTRAVLLTAGVAIFVVIATVALLLEQLSPGEKLSFIFIGALLAGVLLMLSRPKVVADETGVTVVNITSRRHLEWAEILQVNLRPGDPWVFLNLSDGTSLPVLGIQPGIAKQRAIQDARALRALAEARSIGDPEQHHG from the coding sequence ATGCCCGACCTTCCCACACTCCCCGTCACGTTCCGGCCGTCCCTCACCCGGGCCGTGCTGCTCACCGCGGGCGTCGCGATCTTCGTCGTCATAGCGACGGTCGCGCTGCTCCTCGAACAGCTCAGCCCGGGGGAGAAGCTCAGCTTCATCTTCATCGGCGCGCTGCTCGCCGGTGTCCTGCTGATGCTCTCGCGGCCCAAGGTCGTCGCCGACGAGACCGGCGTCACCGTGGTGAACATCACCAGCAGGCGACACCTGGAGTGGGCGGAGATCCTCCAAGTCAACCTGCGCCCCGGCGACCCCTGGGTGTTCCTCAACCTCAGCGACGGCACCAGCCTGCCCGTGCTCGGCATCCAGCCGGGCATCGCCAAACAGCGCGCGATCCAGGACGCCCGCGCCCTGCGCGCGCTCGCCGAGGCCCGCTCCATCGGCGACCCGGAGCAACATCACGGCTGA
- the hisG gene encoding ATP phosphoribosyltransferase, whose translation MLRIAVPNKGSLSGPAAEMLHEAGYQQRRESKELRIVDPGNEVEFFYLRPRDIAIYVSSGRLDIGITGRDLLIDSGANAEEILPLGFARSTFHFATKPGTAKGIEDLGGMTVATSYEGIVAKHLADSGIDASVVHLDGAVETAIELGVAEVIADVVETGTSLRNAGLEVFGDPIMKSEAVVIRRVGADTSEDAEPKVQQFLRRLQGVLVARTYVMMDYDCRAEHLEKAVALTPGLESPTISPLHNEGWVAVRAMVPAKEAQQIMDDLYALGARAILTTAIHACRL comes from the coding sequence ATGCTGCGCATCGCCGTCCCCAACAAGGGTTCCCTGTCAGGACCTGCGGCGGAGATGCTGCATGAGGCCGGCTACCAGCAGCGCCGGGAGTCCAAGGAACTGCGGATCGTCGACCCGGGCAACGAGGTCGAGTTCTTCTACCTCCGCCCCCGCGACATCGCGATCTACGTCTCCTCCGGCCGCCTCGACATCGGCATCACCGGCCGCGACCTGCTCATCGACTCGGGCGCCAACGCGGAGGAGATCCTCCCGCTCGGCTTCGCCCGCTCGACGTTCCACTTCGCCACCAAGCCCGGCACCGCCAAGGGCATCGAGGACCTCGGCGGCATGACGGTCGCCACCTCCTACGAGGGCATCGTGGCCAAGCACCTCGCCGACAGCGGCATCGACGCCTCCGTCGTCCACCTCGACGGCGCCGTCGAGACCGCGATCGAACTCGGTGTCGCCGAGGTCATCGCGGACGTCGTCGAGACCGGCACCTCGCTGCGCAACGCGGGCCTCGAGGTCTTCGGCGACCCGATCATGAAGTCCGAGGCCGTCGTCATCCGCCGGGTCGGGGCCGACACCTCCGAGGACGCCGAGCCCAAGGTGCAGCAGTTCCTGCGCCGCCTCCAAGGCGTCCTGGTCGCACGGACGTACGTGATGATGGACTACGACTGCCGCGCCGAGCACCTGGAGAAGGCCGTCGCGCTCACGCCCGGCCTGGAGTCGCCGACCATCTCCCCGCTGCACAACGAGGGCTGGGTCGCCGTCCGTGCCATGGTGCCCGCCAAGGAGGCCCAGCAGATCATGGACGACCTGTACGCCCTCGGCGCGCGGGCCATCCTGACCACGGCCATCCACGCCTGCCGCCTCTGA
- a CDS encoding phosphoribosyl-ATP diphosphatase, protein MSKKTFEELFTELQHKAATGDPTTSRTAELVGKGVHAIGKKVVEEAAEVWMAAEYEGKDAAAEEISQLLYHVQVMMVARGISLDDVYAHL, encoded by the coding sequence ATGTCCAAGAAGACGTTCGAGGAGCTCTTCACCGAGCTCCAGCACAAGGCCGCCACCGGCGATCCCACCACTTCGCGCACCGCCGAACTGGTCGGCAAGGGCGTCCATGCCATCGGCAAGAAGGTCGTCGAAGAGGCCGCCGAGGTCTGGATGGCCGCCGAGTACGAGGGCAAGGACGCCGCCGCCGAGGAGATCTCGCAGCTCCTCTACCACGTTCAGGTGATGATGGTGGCGCGCGGGATCTCCCTCGACGACGTGTACGCCCACCTCTGA
- the ribH gene encoding 6,7-dimethyl-8-ribityllumazine synthase, with amino-acid sequence MSGKGAPELSVRNCGDLRVAVIAAQWHEKVMDGLVDGALRALHELGIDEPTLLRVPGSFELPVVAKVLAGRGYDAIVALGVVIRGGTPHFEYVCQGVTQGLTQVSIDTGVPIGFGVLTCDTEEQALDRAGIEGSNEDKGHEAVTAAVATAATLRSVSEPWH; translated from the coding sequence GTGAGCGGCAAGGGTGCACCTGAACTGTCCGTACGCAACTGCGGCGACCTGCGGGTCGCGGTCATCGCGGCACAGTGGCACGAAAAGGTGATGGACGGCCTCGTCGACGGCGCGCTGCGCGCCCTGCACGAGCTCGGGATCGACGAGCCGACCCTGCTCAGGGTCCCCGGCAGCTTCGAGCTGCCGGTCGTCGCCAAGGTCCTCGCGGGCCGCGGCTACGACGCGATCGTCGCGCTCGGCGTCGTCATCCGCGGCGGTACCCCGCATTTCGAATACGTGTGCCAGGGCGTCACCCAGGGCCTCACCCAGGTCTCGATCGACACCGGAGTCCCCATCGGCTTCGGCGTGCTGACCTGCGACACCGAGGAGCAGGCTCTCGACCGTGCGGGTATCGAGGGCTCCAACGAGGACAAGGGACACGAGGCGGTGACGGCCGCCGTGGCGACCGCGGCCACACTGCGCTCAGTATCCGAACCCTGGCACTGA
- a CDS encoding bifunctional 3,4-dihydroxy-2-butanone-4-phosphate synthase/GTP cyclohydrolase II, which translates to MTTAPVWYSTGHDEDASDFALDPVERAIADIAAGRPIVVVDDEDRENEGDLVIAAEKATPEIIAFMMSECRGLICAPMEGDELDRLQLPQMVENNTESMRTAFTVSVDASAAHGVSTGISAADRATTLRLLAGGEAEAGDFVRPGHIFPLRAKPGGVLVRNGHTEAAVDLARLAGLRPAGAIVEIAGEDGRMLRLPELIPFARKHGLTIISIEDLIAYRRSPELSTSLVHGAPPSEPTVRREAKTQLPTAFGEFTAYGYRSTVDGVEHVALVHGEIGDGEDVLVRVHSECLTGDIFHSLRCDCGPQLQTSMERIQAEGRGVVVYLRGHEGRGIGLLSKLRAYELQERGRDTLDANLELGLPADARDYGASAQILEDLGVHSLRLLTNNPDKTDALVRHGLKVTRREPMPVQAGEHNLRYLRTKRDRMGHDLPWLDTATVSACGNQ; encoded by the coding sequence ATGACCACGGCACCCGTCTGGTACAGCACCGGCCACGATGAAGATGCGTCGGACTTCGCGCTCGACCCGGTCGAGAGGGCCATCGCCGACATCGCGGCGGGCCGACCGATCGTGGTCGTCGACGACGAGGACCGGGAGAACGAGGGCGACCTCGTCATCGCCGCCGAGAAGGCGACCCCCGAGATCATCGCGTTCATGATGAGCGAGTGCCGCGGACTGATCTGCGCCCCCATGGAGGGCGACGAACTCGACCGCCTCCAGCTCCCCCAAATGGTCGAGAACAACACCGAGTCGATGAGGACCGCGTTCACCGTCTCGGTGGACGCCTCCGCCGCCCACGGCGTGTCCACCGGCATCTCCGCGGCCGACCGCGCCACCACACTGCGGCTGTTGGCCGGCGGCGAGGCCGAGGCGGGCGACTTCGTGCGCCCCGGCCACATCTTCCCGCTGCGCGCCAAGCCCGGCGGTGTCCTCGTCCGCAACGGCCACACCGAGGCCGCCGTCGACCTCGCCCGGCTCGCGGGCCTGCGCCCGGCCGGCGCGATCGTCGAGATCGCCGGGGAGGACGGACGCATGCTCCGTCTGCCCGAGCTCATCCCGTTCGCCCGCAAGCACGGTCTGACGATCATCTCCATCGAGGACCTGATCGCCTACCGCCGTTCCCCCGAGCTCTCGACTTCGCTCGTGCACGGGGCGCCCCCGTCGGAGCCCACGGTCCGCCGCGAGGCGAAGACCCAACTGCCCACCGCCTTCGGCGAGTTCACGGCGTACGGCTACCGCTCCACCGTCGACGGCGTCGAGCACGTCGCCCTGGTGCACGGTGAGATCGGCGACGGCGAGGACGTCCTCGTCCGTGTCCACTCCGAGTGCCTGACCGGCGACATCTTCCACTCGCTGCGCTGCGACTGCGGCCCCCAGCTCCAGACCTCCATGGAGCGCATCCAGGCCGAGGGCCGGGGCGTCGTGGTCTACCTGCGTGGGCACGAGGGGCGCGGCATCGGCCTGTTGTCCAAGCTGCGCGCCTACGAGCTCCAGGAGCGCGGCCGCGACACCCTCGACGCCAACCTGGAACTCGGCCTGCCCGCCGACGCCCGGGACTACGGCGCGAGCGCGCAGATCCTGGAGGACCTCGGCGTCCACAGCCTGCGCCTGCTGACCAACAACCCCGACAAGACGGACGCGCTGGTCCGGCACGGCCTCAAGGTCACGCGCCGGGAGCCGATGCCCGTACAGGCGGGCGAGCACAACCTCCGTTACCTGCGCACCAAGCGGGACCGGATGGGCCACGACCTGCCCTGGCTCGACACGGCCACCGTGTCCGCCTGCGGCAACCAGTAA